The Chryseobacterium sp. 52 genome includes a region encoding these proteins:
- a CDS encoding DUF3828 domain-containing protein, with product MMKQVFLYASVFLLFASCKKNEVPVSVSAESGVTQKINELYSTYGNSNDALYHKPFSSSLFSPELKKVLEEAVNASKADIEKVKKSDHPDEKPLLFEGAVFSSLYEGYTSYKIKSVTINPSGTSSIAAVDFEYTLSPPTVTWTDKVYLIKSGHEWKIDDIKFDSIGNSKDLKASLKDFVQSTKQ from the coding sequence ATGATGAAACAAGTCTTTTTATATGCATCTGTTTTTCTACTTTTTGCTTCCTGCAAGAAAAATGAGGTGCCTGTGTCTGTATCCGCAGAATCAGGTGTTACCCAAAAAATCAATGAACTTTACAGTACCTATGGCAATTCCAATGATGCTCTTTATCACAAACCATTTTCCAGCAGTCTGTTTTCCCCTGAACTGAAGAAGGTATTGGAGGAAGCTGTGAATGCATCTAAGGCTGATATTGAAAAAGTAAAGAAAAGTGATCATCCTGATGAAAAACCCTTGCTGTTTGAAGGTGCGGTTTTTTCAAGTCTATACGAAGGATACACAAGTTATAAGATAAAATCTGTTACCATCAACCCTTCGGGTACCTCATCAATTGCAGCTGTTGATTTTGAATACACCCTGTCACCTCCTACTGTTACATGGACTGACAAAGTATATTTAATAAAATCCGGTCACGAATGGAAAATTGACGACATTAAATTTGACAGTATTGGAAACTCTAAAGACCTGAAAGCAAGTCTGAAGGATTTTGTTCAAAGTACAAAACAATAA
- the gyrA gene encoding DNA gyrase subunit A, whose amino-acid sequence MQKEGERLIPINIVDEMKSSYIDYSMSVIVSRALPDVRDGLKPVHRRVLYGMYGLGVFSNRKYLKSARIVGDVLGKYHPHGDSSVYDAMVRMAQPWSLRYPQVDGQGNFGSMDGDPPAAMRYTEARLKKISDDILADLDKETVDFQNNFDDSMTEPTVMPTKIPNLLVNGTSGIAVGMATNMAPHNLSESVDAISAYIDNKDITIDELMQHITAPDFPTGGIIYGYDGVRDAFHTGRGRVVLRAKVNFEEIGNRNAIIVTEVPYQVNKADMIARTAELVKDDKIVGIHEIRDESDRNGLRVVYELKNDAIPNVVLNLLYKYTALQTSFSVNNIALVKGRPEQLNLKDIIHHFVEHRHEVIVRRTHFELKKAKERAHILEGFMKVIGGQDSLDKAISIIRHSANPQAAKEGLIEAFELSEIQAQAILDLRLARLTGMELDKIRDEYDTIMKEILNLEDILANEPRRFDIIKEELAEIKEKYGDERRTAIDYSGGEMSIEDIIPNEAVVLTISHAGYVKRTSLSEYKIQSRGGVGNRAATTRDEDFLEYIVSATNHQYMLFFTEKGRCYWLRVFEIPEGSKTSKGRAVQNLINIEQDDKIKAYIRTNNLKDAEYVNQMSVVMVTKNGTIKKTSLEAYSRPRVNGVNAIEIRDNDQLLGAYLTNGTSQIMIATKNGKCIRFPEEKVREVGRGSIGVRGITMDDNDEAIGMIVVNDVEKETVLVVSEKGYGKRTAVEDYRITNRGGKGVITLNITEKTGNLIAIQNVTDEDGLMIINKSGVAIRMNMDEMRVMGRNTQGVRMINLKKNDEIAAIAKVEMDKDVEEDSEENEEGTEIVTDNLENNTAPQVEKENPAEENENSDSEE is encoded by the coding sequence ATGCAAAAAGAAGGAGAAAGACTGATTCCTATCAACATTGTTGATGAAATGAAATCGTCTTATATCGATTATTCGATGTCGGTTATCGTTTCAAGAGCGTTACCAGACGTAAGAGATGGTTTGAAACCCGTTCATAGAAGAGTGCTTTACGGTATGTATGGATTAGGGGTTTTTTCTAATAGAAAATATTTAAAATCTGCGAGAATTGTTGGGGATGTTTTAGGTAAATATCACCCGCACGGAGACTCCTCTGTTTACGATGCGATGGTAAGAATGGCTCAGCCTTGGAGCTTACGTTATCCCCAGGTAGACGGGCAGGGTAACTTTGGTTCAATGGACGGTGACCCGCCTGCAGCAATGCGTTATACAGAAGCCAGATTGAAGAAAATCTCTGATGATATCCTTGCGGACTTAGATAAAGAAACGGTTGATTTTCAGAATAACTTTGATGATAGTATGACGGAACCTACCGTTATGCCTACAAAAATTCCAAATCTATTAGTAAACGGAACTTCTGGTATTGCTGTTGGTATGGCGACCAATATGGCGCCGCACAACTTATCAGAATCTGTAGACGCTATTTCTGCTTATATCGATAATAAGGATATTACTATTGATGAATTAATGCAGCATATTACAGCGCCGGATTTCCCTACAGGAGGTATTATTTACGGATATGACGGAGTTAGAGATGCTTTCCATACAGGTAGAGGAAGAGTAGTGCTGAGAGCAAAAGTAAATTTCGAAGAAATCGGAAACAGAAATGCTATTATCGTTACAGAAGTTCCTTATCAGGTTAATAAAGCTGATATGATCGCCAGAACGGCAGAGCTTGTTAAAGATGATAAAATTGTAGGTATCCATGAAATCAGAGACGAATCAGATAGAAATGGTCTGCGTGTCGTTTATGAACTTAAAAATGATGCAATCCCGAATGTTGTCTTAAACCTATTATATAAATATACAGCACTTCAGACGTCTTTCAGTGTTAACAACATTGCTTTGGTTAAAGGAAGACCGGAACAGCTGAATTTAAAAGATATCATCCATCACTTTGTAGAGCACAGACATGAAGTGATTGTAAGAAGAACTCATTTTGAGCTTAAGAAAGCAAAAGAAAGAGCTCATATCTTAGAAGGTTTCATGAAAGTGATCGGTGGTCAGGATTCTTTAGATAAAGCAATTTCTATCATCCGTCACAGTGCCAACCCTCAGGCTGCAAAAGAAGGCTTGATTGAGGCATTTGAGCTTTCTGAAATTCAGGCTCAGGCTATCCTTGATTTAAGGTTGGCACGTCTTACAGGAATGGAGCTTGACAAGATCCGTGATGAATATGACACGATCATGAAAGAGATCCTGAACTTAGAAGATATTTTAGCTAACGAACCAAGAAGATTCGATATCATCAAAGAAGAGCTTGCTGAAATTAAAGAAAAATACGGTGACGAAAGAAGAACTGCTATTGATTATTCAGGAGGAGAAATGTCTATCGAAGATATTATTCCGAACGAAGCAGTAGTTCTTACGATTTCACACGCAGGATATGTTAAGAGAACCTCTCTTTCTGAATACAAAATTCAGAGCAGAGGAGGTGTAGGAAACAGAGCGGCAACCACAAGGGATGAAGATTTCCTTGAGTATATCGTTTCTGCAACTAATCACCAGTATATGTTATTCTTCACAGAAAAAGGAAGATGTTATTGGTTGAGAGTATTTGAAATTCCTGAAGGTTCAAAAACATCCAAAGGAAGAGCAGTACAAAACCTGATCAATATTGAGCAGGACGATAAGATCAAAGCATATATCAGAACCAACAACCTTAAAGATGCTGAGTATGTAAACCAAATGAGCGTAGTGATGGTTACCAAAAACGGTACGATCAAGAAAACGTCTCTTGAAGCTTACTCAAGACCAAGAGTTAATGGGGTAAATGCTATCGAAATCAGAGATAATGACCAGTTGTTGGGAGCTTACTTAACAAACGGAACATCTCAGATCATGATCGCTACCAAAAACGGTAAATGTATCCGTTTCCCTGAAGAAAAAGTAAGAGAAGTAGGGAGAGGCTCTATCGGTGTTCGTGGTATTACCATGGATGACAACGATGAAGCTATTGGTATGATTGTTGTGAATGATGTGGAAAAAGAAACAGTTCTTGTCGTTTCTGAAAAAGGATACGGGAAGAGAACTGCGGTAGAAGACTATAGAATCACCAACAGAGGAGGAAAAGGAGTTATTACCCTAAATATTACCGAGAAAACAGGAAATCTGATTGCTATTCAGAATGTGACAGACGAAGACGGATTGATGATCATCAATAAGTCCGGTGTTGCCATCAGAATGAATATGGATGAAATGAGAGTAATGGGAAGAAATACTCAGGGTGTAAGAATGATTAATCTTAAGAAAAATGACGAAATTGCAGCCATTGCAAAAGTAGAAATGGACAAAGATGTAGAAGAAGATTCTGAAGAAAATGAAGAAGGGACAGAAATTGTAACTGATAACCTGGAAAACAATACAGCACCTCAGGTTGAAAAAGAAAACCCAGCTGAGGAAAATGAGAATTCTGATTCTGAAGAATAA
- a CDS encoding DUF4286 family protein, with protein MSLLSITFHCTKNNIEEWENYIDETLVLMAENLMDVNKYILSEVHSDYIEEGKNYNLLLIFDNEELREDFIKSEMLNIAERVEKKFGTEVMIFNTFLNPKKSRF; from the coding sequence ATGAGCTTATTGAGTATAACTTTCCACTGCACGAAAAACAATATTGAAGAATGGGAAAATTATATTGACGAAACACTGGTCCTGATGGCGGAAAACCTAATGGATGTCAACAAATATATTCTTTCTGAAGTACACAGCGATTATATTGAAGAAGGGAAGAATTATAATCTTCTCCTGATTTTTGACAATGAAGAACTGAGGGAAGATTTCATCAAAAGTGAAATGCTGAACATTGCGGAAAGAGTTGAGAAAAAATTCGGGACGGAAGTGATGATCTTCAATACTTTTCTGAATCCTAAAAAATCCAGATTTTAA
- a CDS encoding 1,4-dihydroxy-2-naphthoyl-CoA synthase: MIEWKTVKEYDDITYKKCNGVARIAFNRPELRNAFRPKTTSELYDAFYDASEDSSIGVVLLTGEGPSPKDGGWAFCSGGDQKARGHQGYVGEDGRHRLNILEVQRLIRFMPKVVIAVVPGWAVGGGHSLHVVCDLTLASKEHAIFKQTDADVTSFDGGYGSAYLAKMVGQKKAREIFFLGRNYSAQEALDMGMVNAVIPHAELEDTAYEWAQEILAKSPLSIRMLKFAMNLTDDGMVGQQVFAGEATRLAYMTEEAQEGRNAFLEKRKPDFGENQWIS, encoded by the coding sequence ATGATCGAGTGGAAAACTGTCAAAGAATACGACGATATTACCTATAAAAAATGCAATGGTGTCGCAAGAATTGCATTCAACAGACCAGAGCTTAGAAATGCTTTTCGTCCAAAAACTACCTCAGAATTATATGATGCTTTTTATGACGCTTCTGAAGACTCTTCAATAGGCGTTGTTTTGCTTACCGGAGAAGGACCTAGTCCTAAAGACGGAGGCTGGGCTTTTTGTAGCGGAGGTGATCAGAAAGCAAGAGGGCATCAGGGATATGTAGGAGAAGACGGAAGACATCGTTTAAATATCTTAGAAGTTCAGCGCCTGATTCGCTTCATGCCAAAAGTGGTAATTGCAGTGGTTCCGGGATGGGCTGTTGGTGGCGGACATTCACTTCATGTGGTATGTGACCTTACCTTAGCAAGCAAAGAACATGCTATTTTTAAGCAAACTGATGCCGATGTGACCAGTTTTGACGGTGGTTACGGTTCAGCTTACCTGGCGAAAATGGTGGGTCAGAAAAAAGCACGTGAAATATTCTTTTTAGGAAGAAACTATTCTGCTCAGGAAGCTTTGGATATGGGAATGGTGAATGCAGTAATTCCACATGCAGAATTAGAAGATACAGCTTATGAATGGGCTCAGGAAATTTTAGCCAAATCTCCATTATCTATCAGGATGCTCAAATTTGCCATGAACCTTACAGACGACGGAATGGTAGGGCAGCAGGTATTTGCAGGCGAAGCAACCCGTCTGGCTTATATGACAGAAGAAGCTCAGGAAGGAAGAAATGCATTCCTTGAAAAAAGAAAACCCGACTTCGGAGAAAATCAGTGGATATCTTAA
- a CDS encoding bacteriocin-like protein has translation MKNLKKLTKTDLKSVYGGEPKKYCVFCERLNKVVCSEVPIAQCP, from the coding sequence ATGAAAAATTTAAAGAAACTGACCAAAACCGATCTGAAATCTGTTTATGGTGGAGAGCCCAAGAAATACTGTGTATTCTGCGAAAGATTAAACAAAGTAGTATGCAGCGAGGTTCCAATCGCTCAATGCCCTTAA
- a CDS encoding tetratricopeptide repeat protein, whose amino-acid sequence MKKLILGIAIVASAFVFGQKGDVNAKLQEANKAAMDAYTAKNYTVAAPKFIEVYNLLKTNGQDDKIYMYYAGLSYALANNSDESIKIYTDLVNSGFTGVQTTYTAKEKKTGQVVNLEKATWELMKKNADYTDFKTEQTASVEPELYETLTTLLLNAKKANEALVIIEKGLAKYPNNTKLKDAQGTAYYESGNTEKFIGTLKEQLAKNPNDATNWYNLGVMQSKNPATVEDAIASFKKAIEIKPDFDNAYQNMVYTVIGDDSKIVEQINATRKDKPDEATKLIDARRERFGKALPYAEGWYKAAPENLDALTALKEIYIVTKKLDKMKELKAKEAELKAKAK is encoded by the coding sequence ATGAAGAAACTCATTTTAGGTATAGCCATCGTGGCTTCTGCATTCGTTTTCGGTCAGAAGGGAGATGTGAATGCCAAATTACAGGAAGCGAACAAAGCAGCAATGGATGCATATACTGCAAAAAATTATACCGTTGCCGCGCCTAAGTTTATAGAAGTTTATAACTTATTAAAAACAAATGGCCAGGATGATAAGATTTACATGTATTATGCAGGGTTAAGCTATGCTTTGGCAAATAACAGCGATGAATCCATCAAAATCTATACAGATCTTGTTAATTCCGGCTTTACAGGAGTTCAGACCACGTATACAGCAAAAGAGAAAAAGACAGGACAGGTAGTTAATTTAGAAAAAGCAACCTGGGAACTTATGAAGAAGAATGCTGATTATACAGACTTCAAAACTGAACAGACAGCAAGTGTGGAGCCTGAATTATATGAAACATTAACCACATTGCTTCTTAATGCAAAGAAAGCTAATGAAGCCTTAGTGATCATTGAAAAAGGATTGGCTAAATATCCAAATAACACCAAGCTTAAAGATGCTCAGGGTACTGCTTATTACGAATCCGGGAATACTGAAAAATTCATTGGAACACTTAAAGAGCAGCTAGCTAAAAATCCTAACGATGCCACCAACTGGTACAACCTTGGGGTAATGCAGTCTAAAAATCCTGCGACAGTAGAAGACGCAATTGCATCTTTCAAAAAAGCAATTGAGATTAAGCCTGACTTTGATAATGCTTACCAGAACATGGTATATACAGTGATTGGTGACGATTCTAAAATCGTAGAGCAGATCAATGCTACAAGAAAAGATAAGCCGGATGAGGCTACTAAATTAATTGACGCAAGAAGAGAAAGATTTGGTAAAGCACTTCCATATGCTGAGGGTTGGTACAAAGCAGCTCCAGAGAACCTTGATGCACTTACTGCTTTAAAGGAGATCTATATTGTAACTAAGAAATTAGATAAAATGAAGGAATTGAAAGCTAAAGAGGCTGAGCTTAAGGCAAAAGCTAAATAG
- a CDS encoding GNAT family N-acetyltransferase, whose protein sequence is MNYELREMLPSDEKRVLEIFRQGVDGGIATFETEIPTAEAWNMEYFNDCRWVLENESNEIVGWCALRLVSKRECFKGVAEVNIYFDNAYQGKGLGSVLLKKMILDSESHGFWTLQANIFPENEASIRFHQKNGFRTIGTRRKIGRLNGQWKDLIMMEKRSDTIE, encoded by the coding sequence ATGAATTACGAATTAAGAGAAATGCTCCCAAGTGACGAAAAAAGAGTACTGGAAATTTTCAGGCAGGGAGTAGACGGTGGTATAGCCACATTTGAAACAGAAATCCCTACTGCCGAAGCCTGGAATATGGAATATTTCAACGACTGCCGTTGGGTGCTGGAAAATGAAAGCAATGAAATAGTAGGGTGGTGCGCTTTAAGATTGGTAAGCAAAAGAGAATGCTTTAAAGGAGTTGCAGAAGTAAACATTTATTTTGACAATGCTTATCAGGGCAAAGGTTTAGGATCAGTTCTCTTGAAAAAGATGATTCTGGACAGCGAAAGCCATGGATTCTGGACGCTGCAGGCCAATATCTTCCCTGAAAATGAAGCTTCTATAAGATTTCACCAGAAAAATGGTTTCAGAACCATAGGAACCCGAAGGAAAATCGGTAGACTCAACGGGCAATGGAAAGACCTTATCATGATGGAAAAACGGAGCGATACCATAGAATAA
- a CDS encoding DUF421 domain-containing protein: MNPILDVVVRSLCVYLFMVIAIRLFGKNQLSQLNAGDVVLLLLISNAVQNAMVGPDTSLQGGLIAALVLFAANFILKRLMFANRKFETFMEEDPVILIRDGVIDQTALNRVKITKDELEEAIREHGVEKIKDVRLSILEVDGNISVISLDETEKQTHYSRIKRRNKRKYH, encoded by the coding sequence GTGAATCCTATTCTTGATGTTGTCGTCCGTTCCCTGTGCGTTTATCTTTTTATGGTAATTGCGATCCGCCTTTTTGGTAAAAATCAGCTTTCTCAGCTCAACGCAGGGGATGTGGTATTGCTGCTGCTCATTTCCAATGCCGTCCAGAATGCGATGGTAGGACCTGATACCTCTCTTCAAGGGGGGCTTATTGCGGCACTTGTCCTTTTTGCAGCCAATTTTATTCTAAAAAGGCTCATGTTTGCCAATCGGAAATTCGAAACATTTATGGAAGAAGATCCTGTCATACTGATTAGGGATGGAGTGATAGACCAGACTGCTTTGAATAGAGTGAAAATTACCAAGGATGAATTGGAAGAAGCCATAAGAGAACATGGCGTGGAAAAAATAAAAGATGTGAGGCTCTCTATCCTTGAAGTGGACGGAAACATCAGTGTTATTTCGCTGGACGAAACAGAAAAACAAACTCACTATTCAAGAATCAAAAGAAGAAATAAAAGAAAATACCATTAA